The following proteins are encoded in a genomic region of Saccharopolyspora antimicrobica:
- a CDS encoding APC family permease, whose product MRTPATRNDVDEDSARLRELGYEPELKRGLGVLGNITMGFATISPVVGLYAVVLVGATIAGPRWVWALPVCLLGQCLLLALYSELSSEFPISGGAYQWTRRLVGPSYAWFTGWISLCSSLLANTTIAYLSAPWVFTLVGVTPTPNQLVVAAAAFVVGCSLINMLGVDVLRRALAVGVVAEIIASVLVGVALLLVFRSQPWSILTESFGTEALFEGSGFAAFVAAVAVGGWAFIGFDACVSTSEETRNATRHVPRAIWIALLSVGLLVILNAFAVVLTHPDPAGVVAGADADPVTTAVVASFGDWSAKPFVVVVIIAFLACGLAAQGSTARALYSVARDDVLPMSKLLRTVSRKSQAPIGGAIAVTAVACVGLLLALDTAAIGSVITFGTSAFYLTFLLVAFAALVARLRGTWVPGGHVRLGRLGTVLNVGAVLWLAFEFVNITWPRALLAPVDAPWYQVWAAPLGTALIILAGLVYFVVAKPRDRVVGSSSFADRSAQ is encoded by the coding sequence ATGAGAACCCCGGCTACCAGGAACGACGTGGACGAGGATTCGGCGCGGCTGCGCGAACTCGGCTACGAGCCCGAGCTGAAGCGCGGACTGGGCGTGCTCGGCAACATCACGATGGGTTTCGCGACCATCTCCCCGGTCGTGGGGCTCTACGCGGTGGTGCTGGTCGGTGCGACGATCGCCGGGCCCCGATGGGTGTGGGCGCTGCCGGTCTGCCTGCTCGGGCAGTGCCTGCTGCTGGCGCTCTACTCCGAACTCTCCTCGGAGTTCCCGATCTCGGGCGGCGCGTACCAGTGGACCCGGCGGCTGGTCGGCCCGTCCTACGCCTGGTTCACCGGCTGGATCTCGCTGTGCTCCAGCCTGCTGGCCAACACCACGATCGCCTACCTGTCCGCACCGTGGGTCTTCACCCTCGTCGGCGTCACCCCGACACCGAACCAGCTGGTCGTGGCCGCGGCGGCGTTCGTGGTGGGGTGCTCGCTGATCAACATGCTCGGGGTGGACGTGCTGCGTCGCGCGCTGGCGGTGGGAGTGGTGGCCGAGATCATCGCCTCGGTGCTGGTCGGCGTCGCGCTGCTGCTGGTGTTCCGGTCGCAGCCGTGGTCGATCCTGACCGAGAGCTTCGGCACCGAGGCGCTGTTCGAGGGTTCCGGGTTCGCCGCGTTCGTCGCGGCGGTGGCCGTCGGGGGCTGGGCGTTCATCGGCTTCGACGCCTGCGTGTCGACCTCGGAGGAGACCCGCAACGCCACCCGCCACGTGCCGCGGGCGATCTGGATCGCGCTGCTCAGCGTCGGCCTGCTGGTGATCCTCAACGCCTTCGCGGTGGTGCTCACCCACCCCGACCCGGCCGGCGTGGTGGCCGGGGCCGACGCCGATCCGGTGACGACCGCCGTCGTGGCGTCCTTCGGCGACTGGTCGGCCAAGCCCTTCGTCGTCGTGGTGATCATCGCGTTCCTGGCGTGCGGGCTGGCCGCGCAGGGATCGACGGCGCGGGCGCTGTACTCGGTCGCGCGCGACGACGTGCTCCCGATGTCGAAGCTCCTGCGGACGGTGAGCCGGAAGAGCCAGGCACCGATCGGCGGCGCGATCGCGGTGACCGCGGTGGCCTGCGTCGGGCTGCTGCTGGCGTTGGACACCGCCGCCATCGGCAGCGTCATCACCTTCGGCACGTCCGCCTTCTACCTGACCTTCCTGCTGGTCGCCTTCGCCGCTCTGGTGGCGCGGCTGCGCGGGACGTGGGTGCCGGGCGGACACGTCCGGCTGGGACGGCTGGGCACCGTGCTCAACGTCGGTGCGGTGCTGTGGCTGGCGTTCGAGTTCGTCAACATCACCTGGCCCCGCGCGCTGCTCGCCCCGGTGGACGCCCCCTGGTACCAGGTGTGGGCCGCCCCGCTGGGCACGGCGCTGATCATCCTCGCCGGACTCGTCTACTTCGTGGTGGCCAAGCCCCGCGACCGGGTCGTCGGAAGCAGTTCCTTCGCAGATCGGAGTGCACAGTGA
- a CDS encoding TetR/AcrR family transcriptional regulator produces MPQTRRGSLTRREIGLAALAVVDEEGAEALTVRRIAARLGVRAPSLYSHVDGKDDILELITEIITADMPALDLHPADWRAGLLNWARTYHAAFAEHPNAVGIIARRAVTITESRQAYEDVIAMLVEAGMGPAAALRVVLGIDYVVLGSILAPFSPAFDQPLGEDFPLLRTAIRATEPAEVNRTAFREAVQSYIRGIPDPA; encoded by the coding sequence GTGCCCCAGACCAGGCGCGGCTCGCTGACGAGGCGCGAGATCGGGCTGGCCGCGCTCGCGGTCGTCGACGAAGAAGGCGCCGAAGCACTGACCGTCCGGCGCATCGCGGCCAGGCTGGGAGTGCGAGCACCGTCCCTGTACTCGCACGTCGACGGCAAGGACGACATCCTCGAACTGATCACCGAGATCATCACGGCGGACATGCCCGCCCTGGACCTGCACCCCGCCGACTGGCGCGCCGGCCTGCTGAACTGGGCCCGCACCTATCACGCGGCCTTCGCCGAGCACCCCAACGCGGTGGGGATCATCGCCCGGCGCGCGGTGACCATCACCGAGTCCCGCCAGGCCTACGAGGACGTCATCGCGATGCTCGTCGAGGCGGGCATGGGACCGGCGGCGGCACTGCGCGTGGTGCTCGGCATCGACTACGTGGTCCTCGGCTCGATCCTCGCGCCGTTCTCCCCGGCCTTCGACCAACCGCTGGGCGAGGACTTCCCGCTCCTGCGCACCGCGATCCGCGCCACCGAACCGGCCGAGGTCAACCGCACCGCCTTCCGCGAAGCGGTGCAGTCCTACATCCGGGGCATCCCGGACCCCGCCTGA